One segment of Haemophilus influenzae DNA contains the following:
- the nanQ gene encoding N-acetylneuraminate anomerase, producing the protein MIISSLTSPNFKVGLPKAIAEVCDYLNTLDLNALENGRHDINDQIYMNVMEPETAEPSSKKAELHHEYLDVQVLIRGMENIEVGANYPDLSKYESYNEADDYQLCADIDDKFTVTMKPKMFAVFYPYEPHKPCCVVNGKTEKIKKLVVKVPVKLI; encoded by the coding sequence ATGATTATTAGCAGCTTAACCAGCCCAAATTTTAAAGTTGGTTTACCAAAAGCGATTGCTGAAGTATGTGATTATTTGAATACGTTAGATTTGAATGCGTTAGAAAATGGTCGCCATGATATTAACGATCAAATTTATATGAACGTAATGGAACCAGAAACAGCAGAACCAAGCAGTAAAAAAGCAGAGTTACATCATGAATACTTAGATGTTCAGGTGTTAATCCGCGGTATGGAAAATATAGAAGTTGGCGCTAATTATCCTGATTTGTCTAAATATGAATCTTATAACGAAGCGGATGATTATCAACTTTGTGCAGATATTGATGATAAATTCACCGTTACAATGAAACCAAAAATGTTCGCTGTATTCTATCCTTACGAACCGCATAAACCTTGCTGTGTAGTGAATGGAAAAACAGAAAAAATTAAAAAATTGGTCGTGAAAGTGCCTGTTAAATTAATTTAA